A genomic segment from Deltaproteobacteria bacterium encodes:
- a CDS encoding hybrid sensor histidine kinase/response regulator produces the protein MVTERVNVLLIEDDEDDYLITRNRLRTIEAPTFVLDWVKTYEAGLAALTNNQHDVCLLDYDLGGSTGLELLREAIVSGCKIPVIFLTGQEDHSVDVEATQSGAIDYLVKGHANTILLERALRYALERKRTELAMARQRADFLAMLTHDIKNPLAVILGYADLLIDEVHDSRTQDLPSILERLKSNALTIHSLVTNYLDLSMIEAGHIRLSKRAMDLNGLLRKISHQYDAEAHLRQLQFDTVLQEHLPLVEGDEIALERVFANLIYNALKFTPSGGRITLHSTVRHGMVAVTVSDTGPGIAETDIPRLFEHCNKKLQAKTQREGTGLGLGIVKSLVEAHSGRVEVESTVGRGSCFSVFLPIAGLSQPVSVASIESRIPS, from the coding sequence ATGGTAACTGAGAGGGTCAACGTGTTGCTCATCGAGGATGATGAAGACGATTACCTCATTACTCGAAACAGATTGCGAACGATTGAGGCCCCGACGTTTGTGCTCGATTGGGTGAAGACCTACGAAGCTGGCCTGGCAGCATTGACGAATAACCAGCATGACGTCTGCTTACTTGACTATGACCTCGGTGGCTCGACCGGTTTAGAATTACTGCGCGAGGCCATAGTAAGTGGCTGCAAAATACCGGTGATTTTTCTCACTGGCCAGGAAGACCATTCGGTTGATGTCGAAGCAACACAAAGTGGCGCGATTGACTATCTGGTGAAGGGACATGCGAACACGATCTTATTGGAACGTGCACTACGGTATGCGTTAGAACGGAAACGGACTGAACTGGCGATGGCACGACAGCGGGCCGACTTTCTTGCGATGCTGACGCATGACATCAAGAATCCGTTGGCGGTGATTCTCGGCTATGCCGATTTGCTGATCGATGAAGTGCACGATAGCCGTACCCAGGATTTGCCCTCTATTCTTGAACGTCTCAAAAGCAATGCTTTGACCATTCATTCGTTAGTGACGAACTATCTTGATCTGTCGATGATTGAGGCTGGTCATATCCGGCTCAGCAAACGCGCGATGGACCTCAACGGGCTGCTGCGGAAAATCAGCCATCAGTATGATGCGGAAGCCCATTTGCGCCAGTTGCAATTCGATACGGTTTTGCAAGAACACTTGCCGCTGGTTGAGGGAGATGAGATTGCCCTTGAACGTGTGTTTGCGAATTTGATTTATAACGCGTTGAAGTTCACCCCGAGTGGTGGTCGTATTACCTTGCACTCGACAGTGCGTCACGGAATGGTTGCCGTCACCGTCTCGGATACGGGGCCTGGAATTGCGGAGACAGACATTCCGCGCCTTTTTGAACATTGTAATAAGAAGTTACAGGCTAAAACGCAGCGCGAAGGGACAGGACTGGGATTAGGAATCGTGAAGTCCTTGGTGGAGGCGCATAGTGGCCGTGTTGAAGTCGAGAGCACCGTTGGTCGTGGAAGCTGTTTCTCGGTATTTCTACCGATAGCAGGGCTGTCTCAGCCGGTTTCCGTCGCATCGATAGAATCGAGAATCCCTTCTTGA